One genomic region from Brienomyrus brachyistius isolate T26 unplaced genomic scaffold, BBRACH_0.4 scaffold62, whole genome shotgun sequence encodes:
- the LOC125725160 gene encoding pituitary tumor-transforming gene 1 protein-interacting protein-like: protein MVELRILVPFAFMLFFMMISQTSAKTCEMSNSTCEDCLRNVSCLWCRTTMTCVVYPVRSILPPSSLCPLAQARWGRCWVNFQALIITLSVFGGIILIGIFCCCCCCYYRCKKSRTMEPDPKEQQEEARRKARHEERKAEMKIRHDEIRMKYGLTKENPYARFENN from the exons ATGGTGGAGTTACGTATACTCGTTCCATTTGCATTTATGCTTTTCTTTATGATGATTTCACAGACATCAGCGAAAA CCTGTGAAATGTCCAACTCCACCTGTGAGGACTGTCTGAGGAATGTATCG TGCCTTTGGTGCAGAACGACCATGACGTGTGTCGTCTACCCAGTGAGGAGTATCCTTCCACCTTCTAGCCTGTGCCCCCTGGCGCAGGCCCGATGGGGGCGCTGCTGGG tGAACTTCCAAGCGCTGATCATCACTCTGTCTGTGTTTGGTGGAATCATCCTGATTGGCAtattctgctgctgctgctgctgctactaCCGGTGTAAGAAGAGCAG AACAATGGAGCCAGACCCTAAGGAGCAGCAGGAGGAGGCAAGGCGGAAGGCACGTCACGAGGAGAG GAAGGCGGAAATGAAGATAAGACACGATGAGATCAGAATGAAATATG GTCTGACGAAGGAAAACCCATATGCCCGGTTTGAGAACAATTAA